Proteins from one bacterium genomic window:
- a CDS encoding CoA-binding protein → MSRAIAIVGASANRSKFGNKAVRAYLAEGWTVYPVNRSGGDIEDLEAVPRLSDLKAQLDRISVYLPPPITLELLPEIAATGAREVWFNPGSADERVLRAAEDLGLPVHPACSIVDIGRHPSEFH, encoded by the coding sequence ATGTCGAGAGCAATCGCCATTGTCGGCGCCTCGGCCAACCGATCCAAGTTCGGCAACAAAGCGGTCCGCGCCTACCTCGCGGAGGGCTGGACAGTCTACCCGGTCAACAGGTCCGGTGGCGACATCGAAGACCTCGAAGCCGTCCCGCGCTTGTCCGATCTAAAGGCTCAACTCGATCGGATCTCGGTCTACCTTCCACCACCGATCACGCTCGAGCTACTTCCCGAGATCGCCGCGACCGGCGCTCGCGAAGTGTGGTTCAACCCGGGCTCTGCCGACGAACGGGTGCTCAGGGCCGCAGAAGACCTCGGCCTACCGGTCCACCCCGCTTGCAGCATCGTCGACATCGGGCGCCACCCGAGCGAGTTTCACTAG
- a CDS encoding DinB family protein gives MRSQRPSTAEAAEYYFTYIDRVPDGDVVEHLEKQIVETRALLSSVDEELAGFRYQADKWSVKQVVGHVADAERVFVYRALAFSRGDRQAIPGMDQDLWMKASRFDELPFSAVSNDLVAIRASTVTLFRGLSEAQWQHRGTASEMEFQTGAIAWIIAGHELHHRGVLEERYGIGG, from the coding sequence ATGAGAAGCCAACGTCCGTCGACCGCTGAAGCCGCCGAGTACTACTTCACCTACATCGACAGGGTTCCCGACGGAGACGTCGTCGAGCACCTCGAAAAGCAGATCGTCGAGACGCGCGCGCTGCTGAGCTCGGTTGACGAAGAGCTCGCCGGCTTCCGCTATCAAGCCGACAAGTGGAGCGTGAAACAAGTCGTCGGCCACGTCGCCGACGCCGAACGGGTCTTCGTCTACCGGGCTCTCGCCTTCTCCCGGGGCGATCGCCAGGCGATCCCGGGAATGGACCAGGACCTCTGGATGAAGGCCTCGCGCTTCGATGAGCTGCCTTTCTCGGCGGTCTCGAACGACCTGGTCGCGATTCGAGCAAGCACCGTGACCCTGTTCCGCGGTCTTTCGGAGGCGCAGTGGCAACATCGCGGCACCGCCTCCGAGATGGAGTTTCAGACCGGCGCGATCGCCTGGATCATCGCCGGCCACGAGCTCCATCACCGCGGCGTGCTCGAGGAGCGCTACGGAATCGGCGGATGA